In Malus sylvestris chromosome 2, drMalSylv7.2, whole genome shotgun sequence, the genomic stretch ATCAGGGGGAGAGTCCTGCTTCTGCCTTTTGTTGCTGTCAACGGTGCTATCAGAAGAGTTCTGGGAACCAACTGGTTGCTCATGTTCTTCAGTAAGGCCACTCTTGTCAAGGTTTTCCGTTTCATGTTTTCTCTTCTTTCCATGGTCTGTACCTTTCTTGTCTTCTTGGTGCCTTTCATCTTTGTGCCTTTTCTTCTGACTGTGCTTCTTATTTTCAGGCTCCCCATTTTCTCGagccttcttttctttcttctctcgttttttctccctcttcttttccttcttggcCTTCTCATCTTCTCTTTGGAGCTTCAAATAACAAGGGTAACCATCAACTTTTGAACTCATTGGAAAAGTTTAAATTACTGTCACAAAAACAAGCATGCCAAAGCAGACCACAAATTGTTGGATAAAACATAACATCCTTTTAAGATCAATTTTCAGTTACATATGAAGGAACAGTGACAGAAGCTTCAGATCAGGAAGAAACATGTTAGATAGTAATGGAAATCAATAAATCAACATTGAAGACACAACCAATACGGATGATCTATGATGAGAATTTTGGTTATTATTGTTGGGTATTATTGTTTCTCTGTATCAAGAGATAATTGAATTTTTATACATGTTCATGACATCCATAACACAGCCAGCATTCCAACAAAAAAcctaaatcaaaattttcacacACACTATAGACTGCACTCTAACTTTGCTGCATAGAGATCAGCACTAATCATAGCCAACAACTAAGGTGAAACTTAAGCAATTATGCCTCAAGGAGGACTTGAACCAAAAACTACATGGATTCCCAATTATGCCTTGGAGAGGACTCGAACCTCCACGCCCTTAAGCACAAGACAGTCTTGAGTCTCACGTGTCTACCATTTCCACCACCAAGGCATCTTCAAGCAAACTGCACTAAAAGAAAAGGAGAACTTGAATCCTACAACATATGCCACACCCGAACACACCAGGCTAAAGGTGCTATTTATCTGACCCTACCATCTATGAAATAACTGGTCAAATAAACTAAACTGTAATTGCTTAAAATCTACTATCTATATATCTGACCCTACCTTCTACCCAAAAAATCTACTATAGTGCAAAACTCAAAGCTGTAATTGCTTAAGTCTCACCTTGGCAACCTTTCAGCATTATGACTTTCTAAGGACCCACCTGAATTCAAAGGTCACTTCCTAATCCACTATAGAGCAAACTCACTCATGGTTATGTGTAGCCACTTCAAACTTGAGTATGTAACTCAGTGAGAACTAAAATGATCTTCAAGTAGGCAGCACATACTTGAATATGTACTTGACGATCTCAAATCAGTCATCTCATATGCATATGCAAGAATGTCAAGCAATCTCGTCACACATCTCAAATCATTTTCACTAATCTGCCACACAATACAATCTCAATCCCAACCTAACAGGACTCTGAAGTGCCTGTAAAAGTATCATGTTTCGTTGTTTGATTCAAACAACACGACAATGTGGAAGCCTAGTACCAAGAACAGGTACCATCACTCACACACGTCAAGCACGCAGCTAAAGCCCTAGGAAGGTTTTAAAAGTACCATTATCAATTCCTAAAAGGAAGACAACAGACACTGATGTGCCACAAGCATGAACACAAGCTACAACACAGTAGTACCAGCTCAGCTTACAAAAAGAAGGCCAGGAATTTGTGTTTCTATAGCATTTTATTAAAACATCGGCTTCTATTTCTATCACAAATGGATGTAAAGTTTCTGGACACACTAGAGTCCAGTGGCAAACACAACACTCAACCACTCAAGATTTCATGTCAGGGGCTCAAAACCTAAGCCAAAGTTTCCGATTTTGGCCAATCAAAATTGGCTCAATCCAACAAAAACCCAGCAAGTGAAATTACGTTTTATACCGATTAATGGCTTCTATTTGTTTCTATGGGGAACTAAAAAGTGTTATCGATGGTAAAACCCACGATTCAGCTCTCGAATTCAcccatttccaaatttttctcTCTATGCTCTTACTTTTTTCAGGGCATTTTATGGGTTCTCTTATCTACACAAAATATGATCATACGAGAGCTGAACATACACATCAATTAACGAACCGAATCGTACAGTACACGTCGAGCACAAATCCAAAAGACCCACAAAGCAAGGATTGCTCAACAAACCTTAATCGAATCGATCAGGGGCTCATCGTAGATCCCCTTCTTCACGTACCCAGGAGGAGGGTACGGAAAACACCGAGACATTTGAGATACTGCAGCAAATCAACCAACCAACACACAAACCGAATCGAGTCCGAAACAATTCGATTTTTCTCAAACCCTATCTCGAACGAGGACCCTCGCTCGCAATCGACTGCGGCTAGGGTTTCGATCCTTGTTTCGGAACACAAATGTCCCGCACGCAAACAAAGTTTTGAGTAAAAAGGGAGGGAACTCgatctagggttagggtttggagGGGAACGAATCGCTCGAGAGCGAAGAACTTTGgaacgggagagagagaggcccCAGATCCAAATGGTGAGTTAAGACCACAAAGAGCGGTATTTATAGTAGGGATTCCTCTGGCTGGCCAACGCGTTTTGGACACCACAAAATCAAACGACGTCGTGTGCGCGAAGTGTGGCTGTAAAGCAAGGGATCGTATCTGTCACTCCCAGACCGCTTTCTTTTGGAATATAATTAGCCCAGTCCAACTTAAGTGCTATCCCAATTCAGCCCAATAACTTTGGGCCTAAGCCACAGTACAAATGAAAAAACTTTGGGCCTATCCCATTCAGCCCAATAACTTTGATCTCAATGGTTGTAaccaaatcaattaaaaaagggtttttatcacaaatagtccctgacattaatcaaacacatcattttggtccatgacattgaaaatcaatagaaatggtccctgacattgatcaaacacatcacaaatggttcttccgttaaaaactttttgggcaattttcaaagcttcgtaactcaatcgtttcttaaccaaattcgacctatgatatatcaaaatgaagataggaaagtgtagaaaaagattatacctatttggaaacccaatggttgccggcgatggccgaaaaatagcctcaaatgtgACTGGTCCGCGAAAAAACTGGAAAATTTGCCTGAAatggggtaaactttaaacattcataacttcttcaatactcaacgaaattgagtgattcaaaaatgaaaatcatacttctcaacgagacaaagagaatggtacctttattGACTGCTAATATACGATGGTTTGACCGAAAAATGGCTCGAACTTGGATAACCATTGTTGAGTTAGTCAATTTCGAGTCGTTTTCCGGACAAACTATGACGAGTTAGCCATCAAGAAAGCTAACATTCTCTtagtctcatcgagaagtatgattttcgtttttgaatcactcgatttcgttgattattgaagaagttatgaatgtttaaagtttaccccatttcaggcgagttttccagttttttcgcggaccagtcacatttgaggctattttccggccatctccggcaaccattgggtttccaaataggtataatcttgttctacactttcctatcttcattttgatatatcatgggtcgaatttggttaagaaacgattgagttacgaagctttgaaaattgcccaaaaagtttttaatggaaggaccatttgtaatgtgtttgatcaatgtcagggaccatttctattaatcagagaccaaaatgatgtgtttgatcaatgtcagggaccatttgtgataaaaactcattaaaaaaatacttaCACTAAAATCGGGTCATGAATGATCCGTCAACAACAGTTCTTTTTCAACTCGAACTTTTTCGTTTTTCGACAACAGTTACCTCTTCACTAATCATGTCATTTCCATCACCCAAAACTCTCCCGTAAACAATTTCAAAAAATTTCGATCGCCCTCCACATCGATCGTCGAAGTTGTTCAATGATCAAAACTCTGTTAAAGTTGTCTATTGTTTGTCGCCTCTGACACGGCGTTCTAACAACGGGAACTCATATGAGATGATAACACACAATGGTGCTACAAGACCCAAaattttccctctctctctgcttTATTCACACTTCAGGCAAActtttttcatttccaaaacaCGCTTAAGCAACTTTTACAGCGACTATTCAAAAAAGTGCTACAAAATTTACAAGTTGGAATTTCAGCATATCATTCGACTACATGATCACACAAGCATTTGGATTCTCGTCACTAAACGCCGTCGTATACTTCACTTCAGTGGAGCTTGCACGAGCGAGAGCCGAAGCCTCCGGATCCTTCAGCACGTTCCGTACGTACCCAGGTGGGGCCTTCCTGTCATATGCCTCCGGGGCGTAGGGATGCGGAACGACATCGTACGGCACATAAGGCCAGAGCTCAGCCTTCTTCCCCGTTCGATGCCTGACACGATGCAACACTTTATCGGGGTCCACATAGCCAATCACAGTGAGCTTGCTCTGCTTGGGGTCCACCTCAACCTCCGTGACTCCTTTCATGCCTTGCACTGACTTCTTCACTCTTCTCTCGCACCCTTCACAGTCCATCTTCACTTTAATCTCCACCGTCTgatgtaaaaaataaatttaaaaaaaaagaaacaaaatgtgcGGTTAtagactattttttttttataaataaaatacatcggcgagaaaaaagagaaaaacaagcaGTAAAAGTAAAGGGTAGCTGAAAAAAATACTTGGGTTTAGGGGATCAAGATCCTCTCTTGAggagatggagaggatcctctaaCCAGGCTCATCGGGCAGTTTaatttttatccaacgattataattattataatttttaaaaaaaatcttatatttgtaaccgttggataaaaattgaaCGACCCAATGAGCTTGATCAGGAGGATCTCTCCATTTGCTCAGGCGAAGATTCTGATCCAGGGTTAGGGATTTGAGCTAGTTCAATGGTTGAACGAGCTACAATTATATACTGCTGAATCTAATCTCTCTcctttataataaaaaataatacaacTAAATTCCGATGAATCGGCAATAAATATTAAACTCGTGACAAGAGTTCAATTAATTAGAAAAAACGGAATAATTATTAAGGAATCTTTTCTATGCACTTTAAAGCGCAAGTGAATTTGTAATAGTAAAAAGATCGGTTATATCAATGAAAATATAGTATGTCGGGCTTATAATATTCATTACATGACCAAAATACCATAAACAAAGAGACACATACATCATATTAGAGTATCTTCGACTCAAGCATCATGTTCGATTCTTCCTCTCCAACTATCGTTATACAATAGACCAAAAAGTATATGCATCGATTGACCACATATAGAGTATCTCACGTACTCGAGCATCGTGTTCGATTCTCCCCTTCTAACTATCGCCCTTGCAAACGATGAAGCAAAAAACTATACGAATAAGTGGGAATATAGTAGCAGATACCTGCAATTGCTTGCTCTTTTTGAGCTTTTTACTACTGCGATGCCACTCTCCAAGCTCAGAGACTTTACTGAGAAAACCCATTGCCACACACACAGTGCAAAGATAAAAGTAGAAAAAGTGGGACAATGCTGCGTGTGAAGTTATAAAACCCTAAAGTTTGCCTTGCACGTtgcaacatatatatacacatcagCATGACCCGCCAAGCTGTGCTGTGCGTGGTAGCTGTAGATGGTTGGCACGTTTCTCTTTATAAATGTAGAGTAATCTAGAACCTACACGTTGTTGCTGGGCAGAGTTTTGGGCTTATCGCATTTTTGGGTTGAGTTTCATGGCAATCTATAACAGTGCAGAGACCACAAAACTTCGAGTTATCTCGCTTTGCAATATAATGGGGTCCAaccttcgtttttttttttttttttttaagaactaatgaaaaatgttttaaaattttgagttttaactaaaaattaatttataattttatttaataataagaacaagagaaagaaaacacaaaaacaaaaaacaaaaaaaaacttaactAAGGGCACATGCAAAGAGCACCTAACCAATCATTCAGTTGCATGACCTTTGGACATAATCCAAGTATATTTTATTcctctaaaattaaaatttcaaattgaagtGGGTTCCGTTTGATTCAGAATCACATATGGGGCGGTTTGGTTGGGAAGGAGTCGGTTAGGTGTGGGTTGGGATGGTTGGGGGTAGGGATGGGGCAACATCATTGACAACATCTTTGGACTCATCACCCATTTTTCTAGTAATGGTATTGAGCTATTAGTCATGCATGACTTTAACGGCGTGGACGTTGAgctctatcatttttttttcatctttttattGCACTCTGTGAAAGAACTTGAAAATCTGGGACGAGTATCTAcggttaagtttcataaatagtgtagcattgttaagtttcataaacagtgtagaaAGTTCATAAACAGTTGAGTactgttaagtttcataaacattgAAGTattgttaagtttcataaatagtgtagtaagtttcataaacagtgtagtactattaagtttcataaacaatatagtaagtttcataaacagtttgTGTGAGGGGCGCgtgtcagtttttttttaatattaaaattatatctttttcattaaaatttaagattttttgtcttttttattaaaatttaacagtttttcattaaaatttaagtctttttcattaaataaagttatagcatgatttttttttttataaagataaacTTAGTCCAAgcatttttcatgaatgttcctttttatatatatatattttagtaacttttgtccattaatttttttaatttacttattttcaCGAtttaaaattgagaaaaaatTGTCAATGATAAAAATGGGCGTGGGTAGTACGGAGTGAGGTTTGGATTTTGAAGTCGTAGTATCGAGCATCTAGGACGGGTAAGTCTTCAATAGTCTATTTTTATATTCATTAAATtgataaataagaaaaaaagatagtattgttgattttttttataaagataaacTTAATCCAAgcatttttcatgaatgttcctttttatatatatatatatatattttagtaacttttgtccattaatttttttaatttacttattttcaCGAtttaaaattgagaaaaaatTGTCAATGATAAAAATGGGCGTGGGTAGTACGGAGTGAGGTTTGGATTTTGAAGTCGTAGTATCGAGCATCTAGGACGGGTAAGTCTTCAATAGTCTATTTTTATATTCATTAAATtgataaataagaaaaaaagatagtattgttgcagtcatatttagattaggaatgtgattgtgtaaatcctactGTATCTAAggatatctttgaatattccTTTTAGTAGTTAGTattctattagagttgtaatcctaaaagagtaaggatttaacctatcatactactataaataaaggcacaatagggtgatacaacacacacctcacaattaaggTATGGTTTGGGGTTgagatgattttaaaaaaagctggTATCAAAAAAAGCTGGCGGTCATTTttgtatttggtaaacttccagcTTCAGccttttttcacagttttgggtgaaaaaaaaaccaaaaaacagaAGCAGCAAAACGCAGCTTTGAAAAGCTGGCTTTTCAGCTTCTGTGCAAACCTCTAAAACAAGGGTGAATAGTGACCCTTTAATGAAAGTTTCTGGCAATCCTACCGTGAACTCTCTCTTCCGCCTCCACACTCCTTCGTCAAACCCACCACTCTCCCACACCTATCCACACCCCTCCGCCTCTCATGCTCCTTCAAACCCACAAAACCCCCAAACCACCTTTTTTATCCGCCTCAACACCGTCGCCTGCCAGAGACGGAGTCATCGACTTCGGAAAATACAAGGGCAAGATGTTGGGCACCCTCCATTCAgcctacctcaagtgggtctcCAAAAATCTCTACGCTCGCGACTTCGAGGATTG encodes the following:
- the LOC126591148 gene encoding heavy metal-associated isoprenylated plant protein 27-like isoform X2 produces the protein MDCEGCERRVKKSVQGMKGVTEVEVDPKQSKLTVIGYVDPDKVLHRVRHRTGKKAELWPYVPYDVVPHPYAPEAYDRKAPPGYVRNVLKDPEASALARASSTEVKYTTAFSDENPNACVIM
- the LOC126591148 gene encoding heavy metal-associated isoprenylated plant protein 27-like isoform X1, with protein sequence MGFLSKVSELGEWHRSSKKLKKSKQLQTVEIKVKMDCEGCERRVKKSVQGMKGVTEVEVDPKQSKLTVIGYVDPDKVLHRVRHRTGKKAELWPYVPYDVVPHPYAPEAYDRKAPPGYVRNVLKDPEASALARASSTEVKYTTAFSDENPNACVIM